The Campylobacter sp. RM10537 genome has a segment encoding these proteins:
- a CDS encoding quinone-dependent dihydroorotate dehydrogenase has protein sequence MYEQIKPLLFKLQPESAHYLVEHSLRGLNAIFPAALGLMAKKFVVNDASLKQNLLGLDFHSPVGIAGGFDKNGTMIKPLSALGFGFLEYGTFTPKPQEGNEKPRVFRLVKQESIQNAMGFNNKGSYEVRSHVSKVYPFALPLGANIGKNKDSQNALEDYFILLKEFKDLCDYFAINISSPNTKNLRDLQNDHFLSDLLIEAKKITSKPIFIKIAPDLDISIAIALCQKAIEKGANGFIIANTSTDYSLIDNGRTFGGISGKLIQKKNGLFFKELAKELFSHTLLISCGGIDSGKEAYERIKNGANLIQIYTALIFKGPSIVKNINQELISLLRQDGFMHISEAVGANLK, from the coding sequence ATGTATGAACAAATAAAGCCTTTACTTTTTAAACTTCAACCAGAATCAGCTCATTATTTAGTAGAGCATTCTTTAAGGGGGCTTAATGCTATTTTTCCAGCTGCATTAGGTTTAATGGCTAAGAAATTTGTTGTAAATGATGCAAGCTTGAAACAAAATTTATTAGGACTTGATTTTCATTCCCCAGTGGGTATAGCGGGTGGTTTTGATAAAAATGGAACCATGATTAAGCCTTTAAGTGCTTTAGGTTTTGGTTTTTTAGAATATGGTACCTTTACTCCTAAACCTCAAGAAGGAAATGAAAAACCAAGAGTATTTCGTTTAGTAAAACAAGAGAGTATACAAAATGCTATGGGTTTTAATAATAAAGGATCATATGAAGTTCGTTCGCATGTATCAAAAGTTTATCCTTTTGCCTTGCCTTTAGGTGCAAATATAGGTAAAAATAAAGACAGTCAAAATGCCTTAGAGGATTATTTTATTTTATTAAAAGAATTTAAAGATTTATGTGATTATTTTGCTATTAATATTTCATCTCCAAATACTAAAAATTTAAGAGATTTGCAAAATGATCATTTCTTGAGTGATTTATTAATAGAAGCAAAAAAAATCACCTCAAAGCCTATTTTTATAAAAATAGCACCTGATTTAGATATTTCTATAGCTATAGCTCTTTGTCAAAAAGCCATAGAAAAAGGCGCAAATGGTTTTATCATTGCTAATACTAGTACAGATTATTCTTTAATTGATAATGGACGAACTTTTGGGGGCATTAGCGGAAAGCTTATTCAAAAGAAAAATGGTCTCTTTTTTAAAGAATTGGCTAAAGAACTTTTCTCGCATACTCTTTTAATTTCTTGTGGAGGTATTGACAGTGGAAAAGAAGCGTATGAACGTATAAAAAATGGAGCTAATTTGATTCAAATTTATACCGCTTTAATTTTTAAAGGTCCAAGTATAGTTAAAAATATTAATCAAGAATTAATTTCTTTATTAAGGCAAGATGGTTTTATGCATATTAGTGAAGCTGTAGGAGCTAATCTTAAATGA
- a CDS encoding M16 family metallopeptidase has translation MIHFEKIRLKNKLEVYTFPVNKNSDVISVDIFYKVGSRNETMGKSGIAHMLEHLNFKSTKNLKAGEFDEIVKSFGGLDNASTGFDYTHYYIKCAKKNLNKALELFAELMANLNLKDEEFQPERNVVLEERRWRTDNNPLGYLYFRLFNHAFMYHSYHWTPIGFYKDIENWTIEDIREFHSTYYQPQNAILVVSGDIEHQEVFNLSKKYFENIKNIKIIPQVHTQEPKQDGAKRIIIKKETQTQILAIGFKIPNFKHKDIPTLNALSELLGSGKSSIINEILIDKLHLINDFYAFANDCIDENLFIFICNCNIGIKAEEVEKELWKILEKIKKGEFLEKDLQKVKNNIKSDFIFSLDTASAISNIYGSYLARGDLRPLLNYEEKIEKLTLLDLKKCAKKYFSEENSTTLILRKD, from the coding sequence ATGATTCATTTTGAAAAAATTCGTTTAAAAAATAAACTTGAAGTTTATACTTTTCCTGTTAATAAAAATAGTGATGTAATTAGTGTTGATATTTTTTATAAAGTTGGCTCAAGAAATGAGACAATGGGTAAAAGTGGAATTGCTCATATGCTTGAACATTTAAATTTCAAAAGTACAAAAAATCTCAAAGCTGGAGAATTTGATGAAATTGTTAAAAGTTTTGGAGGATTGGATAATGCAAGTACAGGATTTGATTATACGCATTATTATATAAAATGTGCTAAAAAAAATTTAAATAAAGCTTTAGAACTCTTTGCTGAGTTGATGGCCAATTTAAATTTAAAAGATGAAGAATTTCAGCCTGAAAGAAATGTTGTTTTAGAGGAACGTAGATGGAGAACAGATAATAATCCGCTTGGTTATCTGTATTTTAGACTTTTTAATCATGCCTTTATGTATCATTCTTATCACTGGACCCCAATAGGGTTTTATAAAGATATAGAAAATTGGACTATTGAGGATATTAGGGAATTTCATAGCACATATTATCAACCACAAAATGCTATTTTGGTTGTTAGTGGCGATATAGAGCATCAAGAAGTTTTCAATCTTTCTAAAAAATATTTTGAAAATATTAAAAATATAAAAATCATTCCACAAGTTCATACACAAGAGCCTAAACAAGACGGTGCAAAGAGAATTATTATAAAAAAAGAAACTCAAACTCAAATTCTTGCCATAGGATTTAAAATTCCAAATTTTAAACATAAAGATATACCTACTTTAAATGCTCTATCAGAGCTTTTAGGAAGCGGAAAAAGTTCAATTATAAATGAAATTTTGATAGATAAACTTCATTTAATTAATGATTTTTATGCGTTTGCTAATGATTGCATTGATGAAAATTTATTTATTTTTATTTGCAACTGTAATATAGGAATTAAAGCTGAAGAGGTTGAAAAAGAACTTTGGAAAATATTAGAAAAAATTAAAAAAGGTGAATTCTTAGAAAAAGATTTGCAAAAAGTGAAAAATAATATTAAAAGTGATTTTATTTTTTCACTTGATACAGCGAGTGCAATTTCTAATATTTACGGTTCTTATTTGGCAAGAGGTGATTTAAGACCATTGTTAAATTATGAAGAAAAAATTGAAAAATTAACTCTGTTAGATTTGAAAAAATGTGCTAAAAAATATTTTAGTGAAGAAAATTCCACGACTTTAATTTTAAGGAAGGATTAA
- the dapA gene encoding 4-hydroxy-tetrahydrodipicolinate synthase: MDKNIIIGAMTALITPFKNNKIDEQCYAKLIQRQIDNGIDAIVPVGTTGESATLTHNEHKACIEIAVGVCKNTKVKVLAGAGSNATHEAVDLAQFARDCGADGILSVAPYYNKPMQKGLYEHYKAIATSVDIPVLLYNVPGRTGCDIATETAIKLFRTCDNIYGIKEASGSIDKCVDLLAHEPNMVLISGEDAINYPILSNGGKGVISVTSNLLPDRISMLTHKALEENYKEAKQINDELYNINKILFCESNPIPIKTAMHIAGLIENLEFRLPLCPPGKENYAKIQEVMKQYNIKGF; this comes from the coding sequence ATGGATAAAAATATCATCATTGGAGCAATGACTGCACTCATTACTCCTTTTAAAAATAATAAAATTGATGAACAATGTTATGCAAAACTTATCCAAAGACAAATTGATAATGGAATTGATGCCATAGTACCTGTAGGTACAACTGGAGAAAGTGCAACTTTAACTCATAATGAACATAAAGCTTGTATTGAAATTGCAGTAGGGGTTTGTAAAAATACAAAAGTTAAGGTTTTGGCAGGAGCTGGAAGTAATGCAACGCATGAAGCGGTAGATTTAGCACAATTTGCAAGAGATTGTGGAGCCGATGGTATTTTAAGTGTGGCTCCATATTATAATAAGCCAATGCAAAAAGGACTTTATGAACATTATAAAGCGATTGCAACGAGTGTAGATATCCCTGTTCTTTTATATAATGTTCCAGGAAGAACAGGTTGTGATATTGCCACAGAAACTGCTATTAAACTTTTTAGAACTTGTGATAATATTTATGGAATTAAAGAGGCAAGTGGAAGCATTGATAAATGTGTAGATTTGCTTGCACATGAACCTAATATGGTTTTAATCAGCGGAGAAGATGCTATTAATTATCCTATACTTTCAAATGGCGGAAAAGGCGTGATTTCGGTAACTTCAAATTTATTACCAGATAGAATTAGTATGTTAACTCACAAAGCTTTGGAAGAAAACTATAAAGAAGCAAAACAAATCAATGATGAACTTTATAATATTAATAAAATTTTATTTTGCGAAAGTAATCCAATCCCTATAAAAACAGCAATGCATATAGCTGGTTTGATAGAAAATTTAGAATTTAGACTTCCTCTTTGTCCTCCTGGTAAAGAAAACTATGCTAAAATACAAGAAGTAATGAAGCAATATAATATTAAAGGATTTTAA
- a CDS encoding enoyl-ACP reductase gives MNQEFQGKTLVISGGTRGIGKAIVYEFAKVGANIAFTYNSNAQIAEEMIKDLETTYKIKAKAYEFNILEPETYKELFEKIDQDFDRIDYFISNAIISGRAVVGGYTKFMKLKPKGINNIFTATVNAFVVGAQEAAKRMEKVGGGSIISISSTGNLVYIENYAGHGTAKAAVEAMARYAATELGEKNIRVNVVSGGPIETDALRAFTNYEEVKQATINLSPLNRMGQPEDLAGACLFLCSSKASWVTGHTFIVDGGTTFK, from the coding sequence ATGAATCAAGAATTTCAAGGAAAAACTTTAGTGATTAGCGGTGGAACGCGTGGAATTGGTAAGGCTATTGTGTATGAATTTGCAAAAGTAGGTGCAAATATAGCTTTTACATATAATTCTAATGCACAAATCGCAGAAGAAATGATAAAAGATTTAGAAACAACTTATAAAATTAAAGCAAAGGCTTACGAGTTTAATATTTTAGAACCTGAAACCTATAAAGAACTTTTTGAAAAGATTGATCAAGATTTTGATCGTATAGATTATTTTATTTCTAATGCAATTATTTCAGGTCGTGCAGTTGTTGGTGGATATACTAAATTTATGAAATTAAAACCTAAAGGGATTAATAATATCTTTACAGCGACAGTTAATGCTTTTGTCGTTGGCGCTCAAGAAGCAGCTAAAAGAATGGAGAAGGTTGGTGGAGGAAGTATTATTTCTATTTCTTCTACTGGAAATTTAGTTTATATAGAAAATTATGCAGGACATGGTACAGCAAAAGCAGCAGTTGAGGCTATGGCTAGGTATGCAGCAACTGAGCTTGGAGAAAAAAATATCCGTGTTAATGTAGTTAGTGGTGGTCCTATTGAAACTGATGCTTTAAGGGCTTTTACAAACTACGAAGAAGTTAAACAAGCTACAATTAATTTAAGTCCGCTTAATCGTATGGGGCAGCCTGAAGACTTAGCCGGTGCCTGTCTTTTTCTTTGTTCTTCAAAAGCAAGTTGGGTAACTGGACATACCTTCATTGTTGATGGCGGGACTACTTTTAAATAA
- a CDS encoding ATP-binding protein — MNKTLKLLESSFSFIKIEKKFEKKIQFYGFETQFCQAILNILCNAKDIFIERKIENPCMKISAFKKERNIVIEIHDNAKGIIISPIEKIFEPYISSKHANIGTGIGLYMSKVIIEKNFKGSLSVSNENNGAKFSIYLVNF; from the coding sequence TTGAATAAAACTTTAAAGTTACTAGAAAGTTCTTTTAGTTTTATAAAAATAGAAAAAAAATTTGAAAAAAAGATTCAATTTTACGGTTTTGAAACTCAATTTTGTCAAGCAATCCTAAACATACTTTGCAATGCTAAAGATATTTTTATAGAAAGAAAAATAGAAAATCCTTGTATGAAAATATCAGCCTTTAAAAAAGAAAGAAATATTGTTATTGAAATTCACGATAATGCAAAAGGTATTATTATATCACCAATAGAAAAAATTTTTGAACCCTATATCAGCAGTAAGCATGCCAATATAGGAACAGGTATAGGCTTATATATGAGTAAAGTGATTATTGAGAAAAATTTTAAAGGCAGTTTATCGGTGAGCAATGAAAATAATGGGGCAAAATTTAGTATATATTTAGTCAATTTTTAA
- a CDS encoding MBL fold metallo-hydrolase, translating to MQITQQACGPYMTNCYILSTQKGEIIIDPGFEALKFIKEHVKNPLAILNTHGHCDHVWDNAKVKREYNIPIYIHKNDEFMLDDPMDRGFEPSKADFLVEDENILNINGTEFKFHFLPGHTPGCTMIEVVGQNLMFSGDFLFYRSIGRWDFPFSNPELMKESLQKVLKYENDFRLLPGHGKETTLKAEQIHIPSWLRYF from the coding sequence ATGCAAATAACTCAACAAGCTTGTGGCCCTTATATGACCAATTGTTATATTCTATCAACGCAAAAAGGTGAAATCATCATAGATCCAGGTTTTGAGGCTTTAAAATTTATCAAAGAGCATGTTAAAAATCCTTTGGCAATTTTAAATACTCATGGGCATTGTGATCACGTATGGGATAATGCAAAAGTTAAAAGAGAATATAATATCCCTATTTACATACATAAAAATGATGAATTTATGCTAGATGATCCTATGGATAGAGGATTTGAACCAAGTAAAGCAGATTTTTTAGTCGAAGATGAAAATATTCTTAATATTAACGGAACTGAATTTAAATTCCATTTTCTACCTGGACATACACCAGGATGCACCATGATAGAAGTTGTAGGGCAAAATTTAATGTTTAGTGGAGATTTTTTATTTTATAGAAGTATAGGAAGATGGGATTTTCCTTTTTCCAATCCAGAGCTTATGAAAGAAAGTTTACAAAAAGTATTAAAATATGAAAATGATTTTAGACTTTTACCTGGACATGGAAAAGAAACAACATTAAAAGCTGAGCAAATACACATTCCTTCTTGGTTAAGATATTTTTAG
- a CDS encoding NAD+ synthase: MNCKQILENLCIFIKEELLKSGKNNVILGLSGGVDSALVATLCKKALDKNVFALLMPTQYSSKEHLNDALMLCHDLNIDYKIISIETILNTFIEQSQNIDKIRIGNYAARIRMALLYDYSVLKNALVVGTSNKSELLLGYGTIYGDLACAFNPIGDLYKTQVYEMAKFLKMHENFIKKSPSADLWENQSDEKELGFTYEQIDLGLKAIENNDKQTMDKLDENLLKMLKTRIKNNAFKRSMPKIANLMDFK; this comes from the coding sequence ATGAATTGTAAACAAATTTTAGAAAATTTGTGTATTTTTATAAAAGAGGAACTTTTAAAAAGTGGTAAAAATAATGTTATTTTAGGACTTAGTGGAGGTGTTGATTCTGCTTTAGTAGCTACACTTTGTAAAAAAGCTTTAGATAAAAATGTTTTTGCACTTTTAATGCCTACGCAATATTCAAGCAAAGAACATTTAAATGATGCTTTGATGCTTTGCCATGATTTAAATATAGATTATAAAATTATTTCTATTGAGACAATTCTTAATACCTTTATTGAACAAAGTCAAAATATAGATAAAATTCGTATAGGTAATTATGCAGCACGTATTAGAATGGCTTTGCTTTATGATTATTCTGTGCTTAAAAATGCTCTTGTGGTTGGCACTTCAAATAAAAGCGAATTGCTTTTAGGTTATGGAACAATTTATGGGGACTTAGCTTGTGCTTTTAATCCTATAGGTGATCTTTATAAAACGCAAGTGTATGAAATGGCTAAATTTTTAAAGATGCATGAAAATTTTATTAAAAAAAGTCCGAGTGCAGATCTTTGGGAAAATCAAAGTGATGAAAAAGAATTAGGTTTTACTTATGAGCAAATAGACTTAGGTTTAAAAGCAATAGAAAATAATGATAAGCAAACTATGGATAAATTAGATGAAAATTTACTCAAAATGCTAAAAACTCGTATTAAAAACAATGCCTTTAAAAGGTCTATGCCTAAAATCGCAAATTTAATGGATTTTAAGTGA
- a CDS encoding tetraacyldisaccharide 4'-kinase, with translation MSEDKKYQLWLDHYFFKPNFFQKCLAYLLLPLSFIYALLAIVNTWFFKKIDFKRPVISVGNLSFGGNGKTPLCKAIAREFEDVFIVLRGYKRKSKGLIVIKYKHEILTDVLQSGDEAMEYAFEDKISGVIVSENRVEGIKKAFDLGAKIVLLDDAFSKFYIQKFNILLESEVRPYFNFTLPSGAYRLPKFYNKKADFLALENRDFIRYSYTKENPKAILITAIAKPFRLYEHFIKARACYFFKDHYEFKKDELENLLKKHNCDTLMLTFKDYVKVKDFGFKCQIIELNIELKENFKEKLHQYVRSFD, from the coding sequence GTGAGTGAAGATAAAAAATATCAACTTTGGCTAGATCATTATTTTTTTAAACCTAATTTTTTTCAAAAATGTTTAGCGTATTTATTGTTGCCCTTAAGTTTTATTTATGCTTTATTAGCGATTGTAAATACTTGGTTTTTTAAAAAAATAGACTTTAAAAGACCTGTAATCAGTGTTGGAAATTTAAGTTTTGGAGGTAATGGAAAAACACCTCTTTGCAAAGCAATAGCGAGAGAATTTGAAGATGTTTTTATCGTACTTAGAGGCTATAAAAGAAAGAGTAAAGGCTTGATTGTAATTAAATACAAGCATGAAATTTTAACAGATGTTTTGCAAAGTGGTGATGAAGCCATGGAATATGCTTTTGAGGATAAAATTTCAGGTGTGATTGTCAGTGAAAATAGGGTAGAGGGGATCAAAAAAGCTTTTGATTTAGGCGCAAAGATAGTTTTATTAGACGATGCTTTTTCAAAATTTTATATTCAAAAATTTAACATTTTATTAGAGAGTGAAGTAAGGCCTTATTTTAATTTTACTTTGCCTAGTGGGGCATATCGTTTGCCAAAATTTTACAATAAAAAAGCTGATTTTTTGGCACTTGAAAATAGAGATTTCATCCGCTATTCTTATACTAAAGAAAATCCTAAAGCTATATTAATAACAGCAATTGCAAAGCCTTTTAGACTTTATGAGCATTTTATAAAGGCTAGGGCTTGTTATTTTTTTAAAGATCATTACGAATTTAAAAAAGATGAACTTGAAAATTTACTTAAAAAACATAATTGCGATACCCTAATGCTTACTTTTAAAGATTATGTTAAAGTAAAAGATTTTGGTTTTAAGTGTCAAATTATAGAATTAAATATAGAATTAAAAGAAAATTTTAAAGAAAAATTACATCAATATGTAAGGAGTTTTGATTGA
- the thrC gene encoding threonine synthase, translating into MILVESRNINNKADFKEALINPSAPEGGLYSPLNLPYFDGEKYSQFSYNEFALKLIESFEFGYEELFKKALKSYEKFDHSYAINLKKIEDKVYINELWHGPTRAFKDMALQPFGVLLNDFSKDKKILIMCATSGDTGPATLKSFENLENIKVICMYPNGGTSSLQELQMRALDKGNLKVLAVKGNFDDTQRILKNLLAKKEFRKSLKMQDYELCAANSVNFGRILFQIIYHYYASLKLWDEFKEKVEIIIPSGNFGNALGAYYAKKMGAKIAKIKIASNANNILSEFFNKGIYDLRDKILKKTISPAMDILISSNIERLLFDKFGDLRTNELMNLLKNQNYFILEQKELQSLQEDFEADFCEDNECMKFIKESKTLIDPHTATCFKMLDISKPSIITSTAEWTKFTPSMIKAIFNRDCKDEKEDFKLLAKNFNLEIKEEISKLFDLNLKNKKVYKNEEIENEILEWIKK; encoded by the coding sequence TTGATTTTAGTTGAAAGTAGAAATATAAACAATAAAGCAGATTTTAAAGAAGCATTAATTAATCCAAGCGCACCAGAAGGTGGACTTTATTCACCTTTAAATTTACCTTATTTTGATGGAGAAAAATATAGTCAATTTTCTTATAATGAATTTGCTTTAAAGTTAATAGAAAGCTTTGAATTTGGTTATGAAGAATTATTTAAAAAAGCTCTTAAAAGCTATGAAAAATTTGATCATAGTTACGCAATAAATTTAAAGAAAATTGAAGATAAAGTTTATATTAATGAGCTTTGGCATGGGCCTACAAGGGCTTTTAAAGATATGGCTTTACAACCTTTTGGAGTGCTTTTAAATGATTTTTCAAAAGATAAAAAAATTTTAATTATGTGTGCTACAAGTGGAGATACAGGTCCTGCGACGCTTAAAAGTTTTGAAAATTTAGAAAATATTAAAGTTATTTGTATGTATCCAAATGGTGGAACAAGTTCTTTGCAAGAGCTTCAAATGAGAGCTTTAGATAAAGGTAATTTAAAAGTTTTAGCCGTTAAAGGAAATTTTGATGATACTCAACGTATTTTAAAAAATTTACTTGCAAAGAAAGAATTTAGAAAAAGTTTAAAAATGCAAGATTATGAGCTTTGTGCTGCAAATTCCGTTAATTTTGGACGTATTTTATTTCAAATTATTTATCATTATTATGCAAGCTTAAAACTATGGGATGAATTTAAAGAAAAAGTTGAAATTATCATCCCTAGTGGAAATTTTGGAAATGCTTTAGGGGCTTATTATGCAAAAAAAATGGGTGCTAAAATTGCAAAAATAAAAATTGCATCTAATGCAAATAATATTTTAAGTGAATTTTTTAACAAAGGTATTTATGATTTGCGTGATAAAATTCTTAAAAAAACTATATCTCCAGCTATGGATATTCTTATTTCTTCTAATATAGAAAGACTACTTTTTGATAAATTTGGTGATTTAAGAACTAATGAATTGATGAATTTGCTTAAAAATCAAAATTATTTTATTCTTGAACAAAAAGAATTACAAAGTTTACAAGAAGATTTTGAAGCTGATTTTTGTGAAGATAATGAGTGCATGAAATTTATAAAAGAGAGTAAAACTTTAATCGATCCACATACTGCTACTTGTTTTAAAATGCTAGATATTTCAAAACCGAGCATTATTACTTCAACGGCTGAATGGACAAAATTTACTCCAAGCATGATTAAGGCAATTTTTAATAGAGATTGTAAAGATGAAAAAGAAGATTTTAAACTTTTGGCTAAAAATTTTAATTTAGAGATCAAGGAAGAAATTTCTAAACTGTTTGATTTAAATTTAAAAAATAAAAAAGTTTATAAAAATGAAGAAATCGAAAATGAAATTTTAGAATGGATAAAAAAATGA